The Acidicapsa acidisoli genome window below encodes:
- a CDS encoding class II fructose-bisphosphate aldolase → MHNLKDVLLRAQQQRVAVGHFNVSDLVLLKAVFTAAQELKVAVIVGASEGERAFMGIHQIAALVKSLRDEYDFPVFLNADHTHSLAGAEEAAKAGFDSVVFDLSAKPFEENIRQTREAVSTLKAINPSFLIEGEIGNIGSGSEIHEVMPDPSKGLTTSEEARQFVDETGIDILAPAVGNMHGMSRSMVRGESKQHLEIERIAAIRKAVAVPLTLHGGSGTDDDDFRRAIIAGITIIHINTELRVTWRRTLEDSLAGKPDEVVPYKILPLVVESVTEVVKSRLRLFSNPGSVAQERSPNS, encoded by the coding sequence ATGCACAACCTAAAGGATGTCTTGCTGCGGGCGCAACAGCAACGCGTTGCCGTCGGCCACTTCAACGTATCGGATCTAGTTCTCTTGAAGGCCGTCTTCACTGCTGCGCAAGAGCTGAAAGTGGCTGTGATTGTCGGTGCGTCGGAGGGGGAGCGGGCCTTTATGGGAATCCATCAGATCGCGGCTCTGGTAAAGAGCTTGCGCGACGAATACGATTTTCCAGTCTTTCTGAATGCCGACCACACCCATTCGCTCGCTGGCGCGGAAGAAGCGGCCAAGGCGGGATTCGATTCGGTTGTCTTTGACCTCTCAGCAAAACCCTTCGAAGAAAACATTCGTCAAACCAGAGAGGCAGTGTCCACGCTAAAAGCAATCAATCCTTCCTTTCTCATTGAGGGAGAAATCGGCAATATTGGAAGCGGCTCCGAGATTCATGAAGTGATGCCTGACCCGTCGAAGGGTCTGACCACTTCCGAGGAAGCGCGACAATTTGTCGATGAAACCGGGATCGACATTCTGGCGCCTGCGGTGGGAAACATGCACGGCATGTCCAGAAGCATGGTCCGCGGAGAATCGAAGCAACACCTGGAGATTGAACGGATCGCGGCCATCCGAAAAGCTGTCGCAGTGCCCCTGACTCTTCACGGTGGTTCAGGAACCGACGATGATGACTTTCGAAGAGCCATCATCGCCGGTATAACCATTATCCATATCAACACAGAGTTGCGGGTTACATGGCGACGCACTTTGGAAGACAGCCTTGCCGGCAAACCGGATGAGGTTGTTCCCTACAAAATCCTGCCTCTAGTCGTCGAATCTGTTACCGAAGTGGTCAAGTCGCGACTCAGACTTTTTAGCAATCCAGGTTCAGTGGCTCAAGAACGTAGCCCAAATTCCTGA
- a CDS encoding carboxypeptidase-like regulatory domain-containing protein produces the protein MIAFKLCVTVKRGLAALLFVAAFAASSHAQSTFGSIRGTAQDNSGAVVPDTQITLHSMDQNTDREVRTDAAGDYLIENVLAGTYRILALHDGFAETVVSGITLASRQDLRVTLTMKIAEQATTVEVTTTSNQINTENASLGDSKDTAQIGELPLNFRASTTSPLAALTTSANVQTDNQGNVAVGAATANMVGFSVDGISTVNVFNSAAGANPYPSSEGIAELKVTAFNNNAEFAQVGDVTFTTKAGTNAFHGSAFEYLQNNVLDARVYNFSEKAPKQFNTFGGSFGGPLSVPFVYNGHNRTFFFVDYEGNRRNTSLAEQYTVPSALDRMGNLNDLLTTFPTSNGNPVPLIDPYTGQAYANNTIPQQSISQFAKTLLNTYYPLPNLPTTTAGAVNYQTLVPIPSRTNGIDGRIDQVINSKQQVYARFNWKNLLVNVVNPLLPNDVDSEHDRSFLISHNYVISSRLVNEFRFGFTDTTLAPNFPIEGAQALSGLGVQLGGAQGVNVSNHPTDEGFPTINFTDGTNFTPIGRDHVGPTVSTTKELADNINYTRGKHTFRAGVDVRWVRFEVPEIETPSDDYGLFTFNQNTFTNSSFGDLLLGSPNTAYFAVTGPRDNAGGAQTGIYGQDEWQVNDRLTVNFGLRWELLPPFVDKNGIQANFDPNYSGPGADGQGAIVVNNILLNGLKPAPDFLASFNACGLAGINPNYNASTCTPVVSNGQDHLPAGLRQTYLRNFDPRISFAYRPFRDNKTVIRAGFGIFTVTALGQLQNNNESNPEASVNTWLNNPSASSPALGMVHTPQFSFPQVAPPGAGFQFGGGELEQATSPNYRDAQSAQWNVTIERELTPSTSVRVSYVGMNSYRLNVTENLNQQAPTTVEAPLPNPNPIPFPNWGVIFNTANLGGNNYQAVELEATHRLSRGLSYQANYTWAHNISDAQGDAPTAFVGETNYGLAVLNHFDIHANRGNVEGTRRQRALVTGTYELPFGKGRQWMNSSPVMNAILGNWNVNTITLLETGPYLTPTDSVTYDQTNTDPAGDGSIVRPDRVGNPIPAHRSTSDYFNIAAFAHTPPGAGRIGNAGVGSLEAPGTIAVSGGLAKILIDREKWRIRFESTFTNVLNHTNFAPPPTNINNPGAFGVLTAAQTTENAGNRTGQAALRVEF, from the coding sequence ATGATCGCGTTTAAGCTTTGTGTCACTGTCAAGAGAGGGTTGGCAGCGCTATTGTTCGTCGCAGCGTTCGCAGCCTCTTCTCATGCTCAGTCCACGTTTGGGAGCATTCGAGGAACCGCGCAGGATAATTCCGGCGCTGTCGTGCCAGACACGCAGATTACGCTGCACAGCATGGATCAAAATACCGATCGGGAGGTCAGGACCGATGCGGCTGGAGATTATCTGATCGAGAACGTTCTTGCGGGCACTTACCGCATCCTGGCTCTACACGACGGATTTGCCGAGACGGTCGTGTCCGGTATTACTTTGGCGTCCAGACAGGATCTTCGCGTCACCTTGACAATGAAAATTGCCGAGCAGGCAACGACAGTTGAGGTGACGACAACCTCCAATCAAATCAATACGGAAAATGCGTCGCTGGGCGACTCGAAGGACACAGCTCAGATTGGAGAGTTGCCGCTCAACTTTCGCGCGTCGACCACGAGTCCTTTGGCCGCTTTGACGACATCGGCCAATGTGCAGACCGACAACCAGGGCAACGTCGCCGTGGGCGCGGCTACAGCCAACATGGTGGGCTTCTCGGTGGATGGCATCTCGACGGTCAATGTGTTCAACAGCGCCGCGGGAGCCAATCCCTATCCTTCCTCCGAGGGCATCGCCGAACTCAAGGTCACGGCTTTCAATAACAACGCCGAGTTCGCTCAGGTAGGAGACGTGACCTTTACCACCAAGGCCGGAACAAACGCATTTCACGGCTCGGCCTTCGAATATCTGCAGAACAATGTGCTCGATGCGCGCGTGTACAACTTCTCGGAGAAGGCGCCGAAGCAGTTCAATACCTTTGGCGGCAGCTTCGGCGGGCCTTTGTCGGTTCCGTTCGTTTACAACGGTCACAACCGGACTTTCTTCTTCGTGGACTATGAGGGCAACCGCAGAAACACGTCCCTGGCCGAGCAGTACACAGTCCCAAGCGCACTCGACAGAATGGGAAATCTGAACGACTTGCTGACGACCTTTCCGACATCCAACGGAAACCCGGTTCCGCTGATCGATCCCTACACAGGACAGGCCTATGCGAATAACACCATTCCGCAGCAAAGCATCAGCCAGTTTGCCAAAACGCTGTTGAACACCTACTATCCTCTTCCGAACCTGCCCACCACGACCGCGGGCGCTGTCAATTACCAGACGCTGGTTCCGATTCCATCTCGGACAAACGGCATAGATGGTCGTATCGATCAGGTGATTAACTCAAAGCAACAGGTCTATGCTCGCTTCAACTGGAAGAACCTGTTGGTCAACGTAGTGAATCCATTGTTGCCCAACGATGTGGACAGCGAGCACGACCGCAGCTTCCTGATCTCTCACAATTATGTGATCAGTTCGCGGTTGGTCAATGAGTTCCGCTTTGGCTTCACAGATACTACCTTGGCGCCGAACTTTCCCATCGAAGGTGCTCAAGCCCTCTCTGGCCTGGGTGTTCAGTTGGGCGGAGCGCAGGGCGTGAATGTTTCCAACCATCCTACCGACGAAGGCTTTCCCACCATCAACTTTACCGATGGAACCAACTTCACTCCCATCGGCAGAGACCACGTGGGACCAACGGTCTCCACGACGAAGGAGCTTGCCGACAACATCAATTACACGAGGGGCAAGCACACCTTTCGCGCCGGCGTGGACGTGCGCTGGGTTCGCTTTGAGGTGCCCGAGATTGAAACGCCCTCGGACGACTACGGCCTCTTCACTTTCAACCAAAATACATTTACCAACAGCTCGTTCGGTGACCTGCTGCTTGGCTCGCCTAACACCGCTTACTTTGCAGTAACCGGACCGAGAGACAATGCAGGCGGCGCTCAGACGGGTATTTACGGGCAGGACGAGTGGCAGGTGAACGATCGCCTTACCGTGAACTTCGGTCTGCGCTGGGAATTGCTTCCTCCGTTTGTCGATAAGAACGGCATCCAGGCGAATTTTGACCCCAACTACAGCGGCCCTGGAGCCGATGGGCAGGGTGCAATCGTTGTCAACAATATCCTGTTGAATGGTCTCAAGCCGGCACCGGACTTCCTGGCTTCGTTCAACGCTTGCGGATTAGCTGGTATCAATCCCAATTACAATGCATCGACCTGCACCCCGGTCGTGAGCAATGGCCAGGATCACCTGCCAGCGGGGCTTCGCCAGACTTATCTCCGCAACTTCGATCCGCGCATAAGTTTTGCCTACCGCCCATTCAGGGACAATAAGACGGTCATCCGCGCAGGATTCGGTATCTTTACAGTAACCGCGCTCGGTCAACTCCAGAATAACAACGAAAGCAACCCGGAGGCATCCGTCAATACCTGGCTGAACAACCCCAGCGCCTCAAGTCCGGCTCTGGGAATGGTGCATACTCCGCAATTCAGCTTTCCGCAAGTTGCCCCTCCCGGCGCCGGATTTCAGTTTGGCGGCGGCGAACTGGAGCAAGCTACTTCTCCGAACTATCGCGATGCCCAATCGGCACAGTGGAACGTTACGATTGAGCGCGAATTAACTCCCTCTACGTCGGTGCGCGTGAGTTATGTGGGGATGAACTCCTATCGCCTGAATGTGACGGAAAACCTGAATCAACAAGCGCCAACGACTGTAGAGGCTCCGCTGCCCAACCCTAACCCGATCCCGTTCCCGAACTGGGGTGTGATTTTTAACACCGCAAACCTGGGAGGGAATAACTATCAGGCAGTGGAACTGGAGGCGACACACAGACTGTCGAGGGGATTGTCATACCAGGCGAACTACACATGGGCGCATAACATCAGCGATGCCCAGGGTGATGCGCCCACCGCATTCGTGGGTGAGACCAACTATGGACTTGCGGTCCTCAACCACTTTGATATCCATGCCAACCGAGGCAACGTCGAAGGAACTCGGCGCCAGCGCGCGCTTGTCACCGGAACGTACGAGCTTCCCTTTGGCAAGGGGCGGCAATGGATGAACAGCTCTCCGGTGATGAACGCGATCCTTGGCAATTGGAATGTGAATACGATCACGTTGCTCGAAACCGGGCCGTATCTGACCCCGACCGACAGCGTCACCTATGACCAGACCAACACAGACCCAGCGGGGGATGGATCGATTGTTCGCCCAGACAGAGTTGGCAACCCGATTCCTGCTCATCGTTCGACAAGCGATTACTTCAACATTGCAGCCTTCGCGCACACTCCTCCTGGGGCGGGGCGGATCGGCAATGCTGGTGTTGGAAGTCTTGAAGCGCCTGGAACTATCGCTGTCAGTGGAGGCCTGGCCAAAATCCTCATTGATAGGGAGAAATGGCGCATACGTTTCGAATCTACTTTCACCAACGTGCTGAACCATACCAACTTTGCGCCCCCTCCTACAAACATCAACAATCCGGGAGCGTTTGGTGTACTTACGGCCGCGCAAACGACGGAAAATGCGGGCAACCGCACGGGCCAGGCTGCACTCAGGGTTGAATTCTAG
- the gnd gene encoding phosphogluconate dehydrogenase (NAD(+)-dependent, decarboxylating), with protein sequence MQLGMIGLGRMGANMVRRLLNGGHDCVVFDMSQKAVEELVREKATGAVSLQELVQKLQKPRALWLMVPAAVVDKTISDLTPYLEAGDTLIDGGNSYYVDDQRRAEMLASRGIHYVDVGTSGGVWGLERGYCMMIGGEVNAVRRLDPIFKQLAPGVGDVPPTPGREALGGTAELGYLHCGPNGAGHFVKMVHNGIEYGLMAAYAEGLGILHHANIGKQQAEVNAETTPLRDPQRYQYDLDLRDIAEVWRRGSVIASWLLDLTATALVDDPNLSKFEGRVSDSGEGRWTINAAVDEGVPAPVLSAALYERFSSRGEASYQDKLLSAMRFQFGGHVELPGGKSTT encoded by the coding sequence ATGCAACTTGGAATGATTGGTCTGGGCAGGATGGGCGCCAATATGGTGCGGAGGCTTCTGAATGGAGGCCACGACTGCGTCGTGTTCGACATGTCGCAGAAAGCCGTGGAAGAGCTTGTTCGAGAGAAGGCAACAGGAGCCGTTTCTCTCCAGGAACTCGTACAAAAGCTCCAGAAACCTCGGGCCCTCTGGCTCATGGTGCCAGCAGCGGTGGTGGACAAGACAATCTCGGATCTCACCCCATACCTCGAAGCTGGAGACACGCTCATTGATGGAGGAAACTCGTACTACGTCGATGACCAGCGGCGCGCGGAGATGCTGGCGTCGCGAGGAATTCACTACGTGGATGTCGGTACCAGTGGTGGCGTATGGGGCCTGGAAAGGGGATACTGCATGATGATCGGCGGCGAGGTCAACGCTGTGCGTCGGCTCGATCCCATCTTTAAGCAGTTGGCGCCAGGAGTTGGTGATGTTCCGCCAACACCAGGCCGTGAGGCGCTCGGAGGCACAGCGGAACTGGGTTACCTGCACTGCGGTCCCAACGGCGCTGGCCACTTCGTCAAGATGGTTCACAACGGAATCGAATATGGATTGATGGCGGCATACGCCGAGGGACTTGGGATCCTGCATCACGCAAACATCGGCAAACAACAGGCCGAGGTAAACGCCGAAACTACCCCATTACGCGATCCTCAGCGCTATCAATATGACTTGGATCTGCGCGACATTGCCGAGGTTTGGCGCCGTGGAAGCGTCATCGCATCGTGGCTCCTCGATCTCACTGCAACTGCGCTCGTGGATGATCCCAATTTGTCGAAATTTGAGGGGCGTGTCTCCGATTCAGGCGAAGGGCGCTGGACGATCAACGCCGCAGTCGACGAGGGCGTACCTGCCCCGGTACTGTCCGCGGCGCTTTACGAGCGCTTTAGTTCGCGCGGAGAGGCATCCTACCAGGACAAGCTCCTGTCGGCAATGCGATTCCAATTTGGCGGGCACGTAGAGTTGCCGGGTGGAAAGTCTACGACCTGA
- a CDS encoding DUF507 family protein, with the protein MRISRDKLNKLAHTVADTLAEIDEVDFLEDRNTIRQEARKALEQLLLEETKIDQAARLKISSQRKIIQEGTQEWDILYRKYYNDEVRRLGI; encoded by the coding sequence ATGAGAATCTCCCGCGACAAGCTGAACAAGCTGGCTCACACCGTTGCCGACACGCTGGCAGAGATCGACGAGGTCGATTTTCTGGAGGATCGCAACACCATCCGCCAGGAGGCCCGCAAGGCTCTGGAGCAGTTGCTGCTGGAAGAGACGAAGATCGATCAGGCGGCGCGTCTGAAGATCAGCTCGCAGCGCAAGATTATCCAGGAAGGCACGCAGGAGTGGGACATCCTTTACCGCAAGTACTATAACGACGAGGTTCGCAGGCTGGGGATCTAG
- a CDS encoding response regulator transcription factor: MALSTWNILIVDDEPIFRKTLSRSLAASGHSVEEASSGGDAVDILARSPFQFVLLDLNMPGMGGLTTCKMIRSLAPAIGIVVLSVRNEEQDRVAALDAGADDYLTKPFGLSELIARLNAIYRRMQAVTEDEPAVLKGGDLEMDVSGHSVWRAGKAIHLTPKEFELLALLMKNQDRTVATSTLLRTIWGPDYGNESHYLRSYIKALRKKIESDPAKPEYILTEQRIGYRFRNPANEDRLVGAQDYSFAEPEE; this comes from the coding sequence ATGGCTCTGTCCACTTGGAACATACTGATAGTCGATGACGAGCCTATATTTCGCAAGACGCTGAGCAGGTCTCTTGCGGCCAGCGGGCACAGCGTAGAGGAAGCTTCGAGTGGCGGGGATGCCGTGGATATTCTTGCTCGTTCTCCTTTTCAGTTTGTCCTGCTGGATCTGAATATGCCCGGGATGGGCGGTCTGACAACCTGCAAAATGATCCGCTCTCTCGCTCCCGCCATCGGCATCGTCGTTCTCTCGGTTCGTAATGAGGAGCAGGACCGCGTCGCAGCGCTCGACGCAGGCGCGGATGATTATCTAACCAAGCCATTCGGGCTAAGCGAACTGATTGCTCGCCTCAATGCCATTTATCGCCGCATGCAGGCCGTTACCGAAGACGAACCCGCGGTGCTCAAGGGTGGCGACCTGGAGATGGATGTCTCTGGACACTCAGTGTGGCGTGCGGGCAAGGCGATCCATCTCACCCCTAAAGAGTTTGAGTTATTAGCTCTACTGATGAAGAATCAGGATCGTACTGTGGCGACTTCGACTCTGTTGCGCACCATTTGGGGGCCTGATTACGGCAACGAATCTCATTATCTGCGAAGCTATATCAAGGCATTGAGAAAGAAGATCGAATCCGATCCCGCTAAACCGGAATATATCCTGACGGAGCAGAGGATCGGTTACCGCTTCCGCAATCCAGCGAATGAGGATCGCTTGGTCGGCGCGCAGGATTATTCCTTCGCAGAACCTGAGGAATGA
- a CDS encoding DUF507 family protein, whose amino-acid sequence MIFSREYIGYLARRTVKHLVDAKMIHTDQVALVEERVAAGLTEELSLEDRINEEVRIILEAYQQEMLKSGAQYAEMFKKVKGELTRKYKAVL is encoded by the coding sequence ATGATCTTCTCCCGCGAATACATCGGATATCTGGCGCGTCGCACGGTCAAGCACCTGGTAGACGCCAAAATGATTCATACCGACCAGGTTGCCCTCGTCGAAGAGCGGGTTGCCGCCGGTTTGACCGAGGAGCTTTCCCTCGAAGACCGCATCAACGAAGAGGTTCGCATCATCCTTGAGGCATACCAGCAGGAGATGTTGAAATCCGGGGCGCAGTATGCGGAGATGTTCAAGAAGGTCAAGGGCGAGCTGACGCGCAAGTATAAGGCGGTGCTATGA
- a CDS encoding sensor histidine kinase, with the protein MKQVRVAKVRQVFAYSAVGILALGALTYTGYLFHLNLATAGFLCLIVLVLLSSFGDMISATVNSVVAVACLDYFFAPPILSLRVSDPLNMLALATFLATSLGITFQVTRVRREKILSDLQRKELKRLYELAQQLLALKPEEIDPPHLLTLFRDVFSLRAICLFEHKTAAFFIVGDPRYDLEARTRMGHLTGEDSDDSLCRISIRCLRVTGADAGTMGFEWPDSDEFTPDSLSKLETTMLRRVQAYHDASQAAADERAQSLRIMLLDALAHAVKTPLATVLAATGGLRMTDRLTPDQAEFVDVIEAETSRLGSLTTRLLRTATLDQEELRPRLQLVDVPELIAEELSLKSQQFVDHRLSFVDQRECVENGCVDLAGVPADPELLRLALEQLIENACKYSPSGSTVEVSTGALGDTLAIRVRSRSQVPLEEHSKIFDRFYRGKRSHEATPGTGLGLDIARKIALAHGGNLVLEDSKEDQSIFRITIPVASKER; encoded by the coding sequence ATGAAACAAGTGAGAGTTGCAAAGGTTCGACAGGTTTTCGCGTACAGTGCTGTTGGTATCCTTGCTCTGGGAGCGCTTACCTACACTGGCTATCTTTTTCATCTGAATCTGGCAACGGCGGGATTTCTCTGTCTGATTGTTTTGGTGCTGCTGTCGTCATTTGGAGACATGATCTCGGCGACAGTGAATTCCGTCGTGGCCGTTGCGTGCCTCGATTATTTCTTTGCGCCGCCGATACTTTCCCTGCGAGTGTCCGATCCGCTTAACATGCTGGCGCTGGCAACATTTCTGGCGACAAGTCTGGGTATTACGTTTCAGGTGACACGAGTCCGTCGGGAAAAAATACTTTCCGATCTCCAGCGAAAGGAGTTGAAGAGGCTTTATGAATTGGCGCAACAATTGCTTGCGCTCAAGCCTGAGGAGATCGATCCGCCGCATCTGCTTACACTCTTTCGCGACGTTTTCTCATTGCGAGCCATCTGCCTGTTTGAGCATAAGACCGCTGCTTTCTTTATCGTGGGCGACCCCCGATACGATCTCGAGGCGCGGACACGCATGGGCCACCTTACTGGCGAGGACAGTGACGATTCCCTTTGCAGGATCTCCATTCGTTGCCTGCGCGTGACAGGTGCCGATGCAGGAACTATGGGTTTCGAATGGCCCGACTCGGATGAGTTCACGCCAGATTCGCTATCCAAGCTCGAAACTACGATGCTGCGAAGGGTCCAGGCTTATCACGATGCCTCGCAGGCTGCGGCAGACGAACGGGCCCAGAGCCTACGCATCATGTTACTCGACGCGCTTGCTCATGCTGTCAAAACACCTCTCGCCACCGTTCTTGCCGCTACGGGCGGACTGCGCATGACAGATAGGCTTACACCGGATCAAGCGGAATTCGTGGATGTGATCGAGGCGGAGACATCCCGTCTTGGCAGCCTGACTACACGCCTTTTACGCACAGCCACTCTGGATCAGGAAGAATTGCGGCCGCGTTTGCAGCTTGTGGACGTTCCAGAGCTCATTGCCGAGGAACTCAGCTTGAAGTCTCAACAGTTTGTCGATCACAGGCTCTCGTTTGTCGATCAAAGAGAATGTGTTGAAAACGGTTGCGTCGATCTCGCGGGAGTGCCAGCGGATCCAGAACTTCTACGTCTGGCATTGGAACAATTGATCGAGAACGCATGCAAGTATTCGCCATCTGGTTCCACGGTGGAAGTGAGCACAGGTGCGTTGGGAGATACACTTGCCATTCGCGTCCGGAGCCGCAGCCAGGTTCCTCTAGAAGAGCATTCGAAGATATTCGACCGCTTCTACCGCGGAAAGCGCTCGCACGAAGCCACTCCTGGCACGGGACTTGGCCTGGATATCGCTCGCAAGATTGCGCTGGCGCACGGAGGAAATCTGGTTCTGGAAGACTCGAAGGAAGATCAATCGATCTTCCGCATCACTATACCCGTAGCATCGAAGGAACGCTGA
- a CDS encoding (2Fe-2S) ferredoxin domain-containing protein — protein MAPFERHLFVCHNVRPEGAPRPSCTNDGKSELLPQLQQFAKAAGLAGRIRVNKAGCLDQCEHGPVVVVYPEAVWYGRVTPEDAEEIIAEHLVGGRPVERLRLSDDCVNTKSCPHRA, from the coding sequence TTGGCCCCTTTTGAACGTCACCTGTTTGTTTGTCACAATGTCCGTCCGGAAGGTGCTCCGCGGCCTTCCTGCACCAACGATGGCAAGAGCGAGTTGCTGCCGCAATTGCAGCAGTTTGCGAAAGCCGCCGGCCTTGCGGGCAGGATTCGCGTCAACAAGGCTGGCTGCCTGGACCAGTGCGAGCACGGTCCGGTGGTCGTGGTTTATCCGGAAGCCGTCTGGTACGGCAGGGTCACGCCAGAGGATGCGGAAGAAATTATCGCCGAACACCTCGTCGGTGGACGACCCGTCGAGCGGCTGCGCCTCAGCGACGACTGCGTGAACACGAAGAGTTGTCCCCATCGGGCATGA
- a CDS encoding response regulator transcription factor, producing the protein MNSIPEKVLVVAEEASQRFQLRHTLNAFGFDLGEASNGAHALLRLRMMDYEAVLLHSPAPEADGIEVCRQLRNFNARLPVLILSDRDSLDHRVMALETGADDYMIRPVAERELTARLRSAIRRYRAPLNPTPERLVVRDIVLDPTLHMVEKAGTNILLTPLEFRALHILMEQAGKPVTHATLLTTLWGPERAQRREHLRVLIGGLRKKLENDTAHPEYLITHPHLGYLFAVRTPSAELQKCS; encoded by the coding sequence ATGAATAGCATCCCGGAAAAAGTTCTCGTCGTCGCGGAGGAGGCGTCTCAACGCTTTCAACTTCGTCACACACTCAACGCATTTGGATTTGATCTGGGAGAAGCATCCAACGGCGCCCACGCACTGTTGCGTTTACGCATGATGGACTACGAAGCGGTTCTGCTTCATTCTCCCGCGCCCGAGGCCGATGGCATTGAGGTCTGCAGGCAGCTCCGCAACTTTAACGCACGCTTGCCTGTGCTGATTCTGAGCGACCGCGACAGCCTTGACCACAGGGTGATGGCACTCGAAACTGGAGCAGATGACTACATGATCAGGCCTGTTGCTGAACGTGAACTTACAGCCCGCCTGCGATCCGCAATCCGTCGCTATCGCGCACCGCTCAACCCCACGCCAGAGCGCCTGGTAGTCAGGGATATCGTGCTCGATCCAACCTTGCATATGGTTGAGAAGGCCGGCACAAATATCCTACTGACTCCTCTTGAGTTTCGAGCCCTACATATTCTCATGGAACAGGCCGGAAAACCAGTCACTCACGCCACATTGCTCACTACACTCTGGGGTCCGGAACGCGCCCAGCGTCGAGAACATCTGCGTGTCTTAATCGGAGGATTGCGAAAAAAACTCGAAAACGACACAGCCCATCCTGAATACCTGATTACACATCCGCATTTGGGTTATCTTTTCGCTGTTCGCACCCCGAGTGCTGAATTGCAGAAATGTAGTTAG